One Staphylococcus simiae genomic region harbors:
- a CDS encoding S-ribosylhomocysteine lyase, with the protein MTKMNVESFNLDHTKVVAPFIRLAGTMEGLNGDMIHKYDIRFKQPNKEHMEMPGLHSLEHLMAENIRNHSDKVVDLSPMGCQTGFYVSFINHDDYEDVLNIVEATLKDVLNATEVPACNEVQCGWAASHSLEGAKEIAQAFLDKRNEWNKVYG; encoded by the coding sequence ATGACAAAAATGAACGTCGAAAGTTTTAACTTGGATCACACGAAAGTCGTTGCACCATTTATTCGCTTGGCAGGAACAATGGAAGGTTTAAATGGGGATATGATTCATAAATATGATATTCGTTTCAAACAACCAAATAAAGAACATATGGAAATGCCTGGATTACATTCTTTAGAACATTTAATGGCAGAAAATATTAGAAATCATAGTGACAAAGTTGTTGATTTAAGCCCAATGGGATGTCAAACAGGTTTCTATGTTTCATTTATTAATCATGATGACTATGAAGATGTCTTAAATATCGTTGAAGCAACACTAAAAGATGTCTTAAATGCAACAGAAGTACCAGCATGTAATGAAGTACAATGTGGATGGGCAGCTAGCCACTCATTAGAAGGTGCCAAAGAAATCGCACAAGCATTTTTAGATAAACGCAATGAATGGAACAAAGTATATGGTTAG
- a CDS encoding ArsR/SmtB family transcription factor, whose protein sequence is MKQHDNSTYNETLERVTDIFKALGDLNRLRIMELLSQGEASVGHISHTLNLSQSNVSHQLKLLKSVQLVTSKRQGQSMIYSLDDQHVATMLKQAIDHANHPKEGVK, encoded by the coding sequence TTGAAACAACATGATAACTCTACATACAATGAAACATTAGAGCGTGTCACAGATATATTCAAAGCATTAGGTGATTTGAATCGCTTACGTATTATGGAATTATTATCACAAGGTGAAGCAAGTGTCGGCCATATTTCTCATACTTTGAATTTATCTCAATCAAATGTGTCACATCAGTTGAAACTGTTAAAAAGCGTCCAATTAGTTACTTCTAAAAGGCAAGGACAATCTATGATATATTCATTAGACGACCAACATGTTGCAACGATGTTAAAACAAGCAATTGACCATGCAAATCATCCAAAAGAAGGTGTTAAATAA
- the deoB gene encoding phosphopentomutase has product MTKPFKRIHLIVMDSVGIGEGPDAADFNDEGAHTLRHTLEGFEQSLPNLENLGLGNIDDLPVISAVDQPQAFYTKLSEASVGKDTMTGHWEIMGLNIMQPFKVYPDGFPDELVKEIEDMTGRKVVANRPASGTQIIDEWGEHQMKTGDLIVYTSADPVLQIAAHEDIIPLEELYDICEKVRELTKDPKYLIGRIIARPYVGEPGNFTRTSNRHDYALKPFGKTVMNSLKDAGYDVIAIGKINDIYDGEGVTEAIRTKSNMDGMDQLIKVVQQDFNGISFLNLVDFDALYGHRRDKPGYAQAIKDFDERLPELFSHLQEDDLVIITADHGNDPTADGTDHTREYIPVLMYSPKFKGGHALEGDTTFSSIGATIADNFNVELPQYGKSYLKEIGDE; this is encoded by the coding sequence ATGACTAAACCATTTAAAAGAATTCACCTTATTGTTATGGATTCGGTAGGTATTGGCGAAGGCCCTGATGCTGCTGATTTTAATGATGAAGGCGCACATACTTTAAGACATACGTTAGAAGGCTTTGAACAATCATTACCTAACCTTGAGAACTTAGGATTAGGCAATATTGACGATCTACCTGTTATTTCAGCTGTAGATCAACCACAAGCATTTTATACTAAATTAAGTGAAGCTTCGGTAGGTAAGGATACGATGACGGGACATTGGGAAATTATGGGCTTAAACATTATGCAACCATTTAAAGTCTATCCTGATGGTTTTCCAGACGAATTAGTTAAAGAAATTGAAGATATGACTGGTCGTAAAGTAGTTGCCAATAGACCTGCTTCTGGAACTCAAATTATTGATGAGTGGGGCGAACATCAAATGAAAACTGGTGATTTAATCGTCTACACTAGTGCAGATCCTGTATTGCAAATTGCTGCACATGAAGATATTATTCCTTTAGAAGAATTATATGATATTTGTGAAAAGGTTCGCGAATTAACTAAAGATCCTAAATATTTAATTGGTCGTATTATTGCACGACCATATGTTGGTGAGCCTGGTAACTTCACAAGAACATCTAATCGACATGATTATGCTTTGAAACCTTTCGGTAAAACAGTAATGAATAGTTTGAAAGATGCGGGTTATGATGTGATTGCTATTGGTAAAATTAATGATATTTATGATGGCGAAGGTGTGACGGAAGCGATTCGTACTAAGAGTAATATGGATGGTATGGATCAACTTATTAAAGTTGTACAACAAGATTTTAATGGTATTAGTTTCTTAAATCTTGTTGATTTCGATGCATTATATGGCCATCGTCGTGATAAACCAGGTTACGCTCAAGCAATCAAAGATTTTGATGAACGTTTACCAGAATTATTTAGTCATTTACAAGAAGACGACTTAGTCATAATTACAGCAGATCATGGTAATGATCCAACCGCTGATGGCACAGATCATACTAGAGAATATATACCGGTGTTAATGTATAGTCCGAAATTTAAAGGTGGACATGCATTAGAAGGTGATACAACATTTAGTTCAATTGGTGCAACAATCGCAGATAATTTCAACGTAGAGCTACCACAATATGGTAAAAGTTATTTAAAAGAAATTGGAGATGAATAA
- a CDS encoding Dps family protein, translated as MSNQQDVVKDLNQQVANWTVAYTKLHNFHWYVKGPNFFSLHVKFEELYNEASQYVDDLAERILAVGGNPVGTLTESLEQSIVKEAGKGYTAEQMVEELSKDFSNISKQLETAIETAGNAGDDVSEDMFIGMQTSVDKHNWMLQSYLGN; from the coding sequence ATGAGTAACCAACAAGATGTAGTAAAAGATTTAAACCAACAAGTAGCAAACTGGACAGTAGCTTATACGAAATTACACAATTTCCATTGGTATGTTAAAGGACCTAACTTCTTCTCACTACATGTTAAATTTGAAGAGTTGTATAATGAAGCAAGTCAATACGTAGATGATTTAGCTGAAAGAATTCTTGCTGTAGGTGGTAATCCAGTAGGTACACTAACAGAAAGTTTAGAACAATCAATCGTTAAAGAAGCAGGTAAAGGTTATACTGCTGAACAAATGGTTGAAGAATTATCTAAAGACTTCTCTAATATTTCTAAACAATTAGAAACAGCAATTGAAACAGCTGGTAATGCTGGTGATGATGTGTCTGAAGATATGTTCATCGGTATGCAAACATCAGTTGATAAACATAACTGGATGTTACAATCATACTTAGGTAACTAA
- a CDS encoding pyrimidine-nucleoside phosphorylase translates to MRMIDIIEKKRDGHALTTEEINFFIEGYVNGDIPDYQASSLAMAIYFQDMNDDERAALTMAMVNSGDVIDLSAINGIKVDKHSTGGVGDTTTLVLAPLVAAVGVPVAKMSGRGLGHTGGTIDKLESIDGFHVEIDEDTFVKLVNDNKVAVVGQSGNLTPADKKLYALRDVTGTVNSIPLIASSIMSKKIAAGADAIVLDVKTGSGAFMKTLADSEALAHAMVRIGNNVGRKTMAIISDMDQPLGRAIGNALELQEAIDTLKGNGPKDLTELVLTLGSQMVVLAQQAETLDEARAKLQQAIQSGAALDKFKQFIINQGGDATIVDHPEKLPQATYQIEYQAQQSGYVTQLISNNIGVASMMLGAGRLTKEDDIDLAVGIVLNKKIGDKVEQGESLLTIHSNRQNVDDVLQKLDESITISNNNVSPTLIHKIITD, encoded by the coding sequence ATGAGAATGATAGACATAATTGAAAAGAAAAGAGACGGTCACGCTTTAACAACAGAAGAAATTAACTTTTTTATTGAAGGGTATGTTAATGGGGATATACCTGATTATCAGGCATCAAGTTTAGCAATGGCAATATATTTTCAAGATATGAATGATGATGAACGAGCTGCTCTAACAATGGCGATGGTAAATTCTGGTGATGTCATTGATTTAAGTGCTATTAACGGTATTAAAGTAGATAAACATTCTACTGGAGGCGTTGGTGATACAACAACATTAGTTTTAGCACCATTAGTTGCTGCTGTTGGTGTACCTGTAGCAAAAATGAGTGGTCGAGGTCTTGGTCATACAGGTGGAACGATTGATAAACTAGAATCTATCGATGGTTTTCATGTTGAAATAGATGAAGATACCTTTGTAAAATTAGTTAACGATAATAAAGTAGCGGTTGTAGGACAATCAGGAAATTTAACACCGGCGGATAAAAAATTATATGCCTTAAGAGATGTGACAGGAACAGTTAATTCAATACCATTAATAGCTTCCTCTATAATGAGTAAAAAAATTGCTGCTGGTGCAGATGCTATTGTTCTAGATGTTAAAACTGGCAGTGGTGCCTTTATGAAAACGTTGGCAGATTCTGAAGCACTAGCACATGCAATGGTTCGTATCGGTAATAATGTAGGTAGAAAAACGATGGCGATTATTTCGGATATGGATCAACCACTTGGACGTGCCATTGGCAATGCACTTGAATTGCAAGAAGCCATTGATACATTGAAAGGTAATGGTCCTAAAGATTTAACTGAATTGGTGTTAACATTAGGTTCACAGATGGTTGTCTTAGCGCAACAAGCTGAAACATTGGATGAAGCAAGAGCAAAACTGCAACAAGCAATTCAATCTGGTGCAGCTTTAGACAAATTCAAGCAATTTATTATCAACCAAGGTGGAGATGCTACCATTGTAGATCATCCTGAAAAGTTACCTCAAGCAACATATCAAATTGAATATCAGGCGCAGCAATCAGGATATGTTACACAATTAATTTCTAATAATATTGGTGTGGCATCAATGATGCTAGGTGCAGGACGTCTTACTAAGGAAGATGATATTGATTTAGCTGTTGGAATTGTTTTAAATAAGAAGATTGGGGATAAAGTAGAACAAGGAGAATCTTTATTGACGATTCATAGTAATCGACAAAATGTTGATGATGTATTACAAAAATTAGATGAAAGTATTACTATCTCAAATAACAATGTTTCACCAACATTAATTCATAAAATAATTACTGACTAG
- the deoC gene encoding deoxyribose-phosphate aldolase — protein MEYAKYIDHTLLKPEATTEQINRIIDEATTYHFKSVCVNPTHVANAAKQLADTDVLVCTVIGFPLGASTTATKVFETKDAINNGANEIDMVMNIGALKDQRYDDVKNDIRAVVEAADNHTVKVIIETVLLTKDEIVKASELTKEAGAHFVKTSTGFAGGGATPEDVKLMKDTVGDALEVKASGGVRNLDDFNKMVASGATRIGASAGVQIIQGLNSDTDY, from the coding sequence ATGGAATATGCTAAATATATTGACCATACATTATTAAAGCCAGAAGCAACGACTGAACAAATTAATCGTATTATTGACGAGGCGACAACGTATCATTTTAAATCCGTATGTGTTAATCCAACGCATGTAGCTAATGCAGCTAAACAACTTGCGGATACAGATGTACTAGTATGTACAGTTATAGGATTTCCACTAGGAGCATCAACGACAGCGACTAAAGTGTTTGAAACGAAAGATGCTATTAATAATGGAGCAAATGAAATCGATATGGTTATGAATATCGGAGCTTTAAAAGATCAACGCTATGATGATGTCAAAAATGATATTCGCGCAGTAGTAGAAGCTGCTGACAATCATACGGTTAAAGTAATTATTGAAACAGTATTACTAACGAAAGATGAAATTGTCAAAGCTAGTGAACTAACTAAAGAAGCAGGTGCTCATTTTGTGAAAACATCAACAGGATTTGCTGGTGGAGGTGCCACACCTGAAGACGTAAAATTAATGAAAGACACAGTTGGTGATGCGTTAGAAGTTAAGGCGTCTGGTGGTGTACGTAATTTAGATGATTTTAATAAAATGGTAGCAAGCGGTGCAACACGAATTGGTGCCAGTGCAGGCGTTCAAATTATACAAGGGTTAAATAGTGATACAGATTACTAA
- the deoD gene encoding purine-nucleoside phosphorylase — MTNGTPHIQPNGTKIAKTVLMPGDPLRAKYIADHFLENVEQFNDVRNMLGYTGTYKGKEVSVMGSGMGIPSIGIYSYELYNFFDVDTIIRIGSCGALQENVNLYDVIIAQAASTNSNYVDQYNIPGHFAPIADFDLMTKAKNVADQIGATSHVGNVLSSDTFYNADSTFNDNWKKMGILGIEMESAGLYLNAIHAGKKALGIFTVSDHILRDEATTPEERQNSFTQMMEIALEIAE, encoded by the coding sequence ATGACAAATGGAACACCACATATCCAACCTAATGGAACAAAAATTGCTAAAACAGTGTTAATGCCTGGAGATCCTTTACGTGCTAAATACATTGCTGATCATTTTTTAGAAAATGTTGAACAATTTAACGATGTTAGAAACATGCTAGGCTATACTGGAACATATAAAGGTAAAGAAGTCTCAGTCATGGGATCTGGTATGGGAATCCCTAGTATTGGTATATACTCATACGAACTTTATAATTTCTTTGATGTTGATACCATTATCCGTATCGGTTCTTGTGGCGCATTACAAGAAAATGTTAACTTATATGATGTCATTATTGCTCAAGCAGCTTCAACTAATTCTAACTATGTCGATCAATATAATATTCCAGGACATTTCGCACCAATTGCTGATTTTGACTTAATGACAAAAGCTAAAAATGTTGCTGATCAAATTGGCGCAACTTCTCATGTTGGTAACGTCTTATCATCTGATACATTTTATAATGCAGATTCAACATTCAATGATAACTGGAAAAAAATGGGGATCTTAGGAATTGAAATGGAATCTGCTGGTTTATATTTAAATGCAATTCATGCAGGTAAAAAAGCTTTAGGTATCTTTACTGTAAGCGATCATATTTTACGTGACGAAGCAACAACACCTGAAGAACGTCAAAATTCTTTCACACAAATGATGGAAATTGCATTAGAAATCGCTGAATAA
- a CDS encoding type I phosphomannose isomerase catalytic subunit, translating into MPLFLQPILKEKPWGGQRLGEFGYTLSHDHIGECWCVSAHPNGKSIITNEPYQGQSLDQVWAEHRELFGDFPSKDFPLLTKIVDAQESLSVHVHPDDSYAYEHEHGQYGKSECWYIIDATEGAQIVIGTELQSREQFEAHIEAQTVEEGLRYIDVKPGDFYFIPAGSVHTLTAGILAYETMQSSDITYRVYDYNRQAQYQVDRPLEIEKALDVIEYNAPLPNIVPETEIIENHKCTHIVSNDFFTLVKWEVSGTLNYMKPREFCLVTVLEGEGQVIVDGAIFKLMMGTSFILTSEDLDSVFEGDFTLMISYI; encoded by the coding sequence ATGCCGTTATTTTTACAACCAATTTTAAAAGAAAAGCCTTGGGGTGGCCAACGTTTGGGAGAATTTGGTTATACTTTAAGCCATGATCATATAGGTGAATGTTGGTGTGTGTCTGCACATCCCAATGGGAAAAGTATCATCACAAATGAACCTTACCAAGGTCAATCACTTGATCAAGTATGGGCAGAACATCGAGAATTATTTGGAGATTTTCCTAGTAAAGATTTTCCATTATTAACTAAAATTGTTGATGCACAAGAATCATTATCCGTACATGTACATCCTGATGATTCTTATGCTTATGAACATGAACATGGGCAATATGGGAAATCAGAATGTTGGTATATTATTGATGCAACAGAAGGGGCACAAATTGTAATTGGTACTGAATTACAATCTAGAGAACAATTTGAAGCACATATTGAAGCACAAACAGTGGAAGAAGGCTTAAGATATATTGATGTAAAGCCTGGAGACTTTTACTTTATACCAGCAGGTAGTGTGCATACATTAACGGCCGGGATTCTAGCCTATGAGACAATGCAGTCATCAGATATCACATATCGAGTTTATGATTACAATCGTCAAGCCCAATACCAAGTTGATAGACCATTAGAAATAGAGAAGGCTTTAGATGTTATCGAATATAATGCACCTCTACCTAATATTGTGCCTGAAACGGAAATTATAGAAAATCACAAATGCACACATATCGTGTCTAACGATTTCTTTACTTTAGTAAAGTGGGAAGTTTCTGGAACCTTGAACTATATGAAACCTAGAGAATTTTGCTTAGTCACTGTTTTAGAAGGTGAAGGTCAAGTTATTGTTGATGGTGCTATCTTTAAATTAATGATGGGAACAAGTTTTATTTTAACCTCAGAAGATTTAGATAGTGTTTTTGAAGGTGACTTTACGTTAATGATAAGTTATATTTAG
- a CDS encoding EVE domain-containing protein: protein MTEETNYFWLNCGYNRWNHNEPLVGQTTLFESGAHFNPSQGFRAFKKAKVGDQVIFYQVQTDTGLLGCGEIISVETGAQNKIRVQFRFDEQLKSLTTDYLKRSEALEFRMNNMKETLFNQITEDEFHLISGLGRGDIKIPRYFFLSETEEFEPGNHYTIFTHTYNGIKRNGYHFYTQLEEGDNIIFYNKKKDQSVVGIGEVSKHIHEKPPIPGRTNSTAIEVYYDKNITPITLSALNKHPKLKNLYFLQENAKQAIASMSQAQYDAILDMSHNGLKSPFEMVKKTNVLDDEQEETVKPFILLVVDDKEEGLKAAQDLLQKANANPVITTGHPDFSEDMLYGKYLPNEAGALYYREGFITQLMPKKDKSYLVIDNFNRIDPDIFQTYINVLEGYEVTLPRYNKDGNMIKWSRQKDSFYHFNPNWHIVGVTYDSLDEIKKKYSTQFLKYTRIVKVNQHD from the coding sequence ATGACAGAGGAAACAAATTACTTTTGGTTGAATTGTGGATATAACCGTTGGAATCATAATGAACCTTTGGTAGGTCAAACAACATTGTTTGAATCAGGTGCACATTTTAATCCATCTCAAGGTTTTAGAGCGTTTAAGAAAGCTAAAGTTGGTGATCAAGTCATCTTTTATCAAGTGCAAACTGATACAGGACTACTTGGTTGTGGTGAAATTATTAGTGTGGAGACAGGTGCACAAAATAAGATACGTGTACAATTTCGCTTTGACGAACAATTAAAATCACTAACTACAGATTATTTAAAACGTAGTGAAGCGTTAGAATTCCGTATGAATAATATGAAAGAAACGCTATTTAATCAAATTACTGAAGATGAATTTCATCTGATTAGTGGATTAGGTCGTGGAGACATTAAAATTCCACGCTACTTCTTTTTATCTGAAACAGAAGAATTTGAACCAGGTAATCATTACACAATATTTACACATACTTATAATGGTATAAAACGCAATGGTTATCATTTTTATACGCAACTTGAAGAAGGCGACAATATTATTTTTTACAACAAAAAGAAAGACCAATCTGTCGTTGGTATTGGGGAAGTATCAAAGCATATTCATGAAAAACCACCCATTCCAGGTAGAACCAACAGTACTGCAATAGAGGTTTATTATGACAAAAATATTACGCCTATCACATTAAGTGCTTTAAATAAGCATCCTAAATTAAAAAATTTATATTTTTTACAAGAAAATGCCAAACAAGCCATTGCTAGTATGTCGCAAGCACAATACGACGCTATCTTGGATATGAGTCATAATGGTTTGAAATCACCGTTTGAAATGGTGAAAAAAACAAATGTACTTGATGATGAACAAGAAGAAACAGTGAAACCATTTATCTTATTAGTTGTTGATGATAAAGAAGAAGGCTTAAAAGCAGCGCAAGATTTGTTACAAAAAGCGAATGCTAATCCGGTTATAACTACTGGACATCCTGATTTTTCAGAGGATATGCTTTATGGTAAGTATTTACCAAATGAAGCGGGAGCGTTATATTATCGTGAAGGCTTTATAACACAACTTATGCCTAAAAAAGATAAAAGTTATTTAGTCATTGATAATTTTAATCGTATTGATCCTGATATATTCCAAACCTATATTAATGTATTAGAGGGATACGAAGTAACATTACCTAGATATAATAAAGACGGTAATATGATTAAGTGGTCAAGACAAAAAGATTCGTTTTATCACTTTAATCCTAACTGGCATATTGTAGGTGTGACGTATGATAGTCTTGATGAAATTAAAAAGAAATACTCAACTCAATTTTTAAAATATACACGTATCGTCAAAGTTAATCAACACGACTAA
- the czrB gene encoding cation diffusion facilitator family transporter, whose amino-acid sequence MSHSHHHHDHHSHVTTNNKKVLFLSFLIIGIYMIVEIVGGFLSNSLALLSDGIHMFSDTFSLGVALIAFIYAEKNATTTKTYGYKRFEILAALFNGVALFIISALIVIEAIKRFFAPSHVQSQEMMIISIIGLIVNIVVAYLMFKGGDTSHNLNMRGAFLHVIGDLLGSIGAIVAAILIWAFGWTIADPIASILVSVIILKSAWGITKSSINILMEGTPNDVNLTEVINAVTKDHRVHSVHDYHVWTISNDMNALSCHAVVDRSLTMEACEQLLESIEHDLLHLNIHHMTIQLETPNHKHDESTLCSGGHQHLHEHHEDDNHKHASHHH is encoded by the coding sequence ATGTCACATTCACATCATCATCATGACCACCATAGTCATGTTACAACAAATAATAAAAAAGTATTATTCTTATCATTTTTAATTATTGGTATATATATGATTGTAGAAATTGTTGGGGGCTTTTTATCCAATAGTTTAGCACTATTATCAGATGGTATTCATATGTTTAGTGATACCTTTTCACTGGGTGTAGCACTGATTGCATTTATTTATGCTGAAAAAAATGCTACTACAACTAAGACCTATGGCTACAAACGTTTTGAAATATTAGCTGCATTATTTAATGGTGTGGCACTTTTCATCATTAGTGCATTAATCGTCATTGAAGCAATTAAACGTTTCTTTGCACCATCACACGTTCAATCTCAAGAAATGATGATTATTAGCATTATTGGTTTAATCGTTAATATTGTGGTGGCTTACTTAATGTTTAAAGGTGGAGATACTTCCCATAATTTAAATATGCGAGGCGCCTTTTTACATGTTATTGGTGACCTGTTAGGTTCTATAGGTGCTATTGTGGCAGCTATTTTAATCTGGGCTTTTGGTTGGACCATTGCTGACCCTATTGCTAGTATTTTGGTTTCAGTTATTATTTTAAAAAGCGCATGGGGTATTACTAAATCTTCTATTAATATTTTGATGGAAGGAACACCAAATGATGTCAATTTAACCGAAGTCATTAATGCAGTTACAAAAGATCATCGTGTTCATAGTGTCCATGATTATCATGTATGGACGATTTCAAATGATATGAATGCATTAAGTTGTCATGCTGTTGTTGATCGTTCATTGACAATGGAAGCGTGTGAACAATTATTAGAATCGATCGAACATGATTTATTACATCTCAATATTCATCATATGACCATACAATTAGAAACACCTAATCATAAACATGATGAATCTACATTATGTTCAGGTGGACATCAGCATTTACACGAACATCACGAAGACGATAATCATAAACACGCATCACATCACCATTAA
- a CDS encoding thiol-disulfide oxidoreductase DCC family protein, whose amino-acid sequence MTIVYYDGNCIYCYNYVIWLIRHGLPKDIEFATIKGKIGQQFFEQHPQAINKNSVIVQQGDTLLYESQAIIHLLLTLPNYNKLLGILLWLVPKPLRNLGYRLFANNRDKMWKTIWQPPTTYDKSFFLDDNVKYKLTN is encoded by the coding sequence ATGACGATTGTTTATTATGATGGCAACTGTATTTATTGCTACAATTATGTTATTTGGCTTATAAGACATGGCTTACCAAAGGATATTGAATTTGCCACGATTAAAGGTAAGATTGGACAGCAGTTTTTTGAGCAACACCCACAAGCTATAAATAAAAACAGTGTCATAGTTCAACAAGGTGACACGTTATTATATGAATCACAAGCGATTATTCACTTACTGTTAACATTACCAAATTATAATAAATTGTTAGGAATACTGTTGTGGTTAGTACCTAAACCGCTGAGAAATTTAGGGTATCGTTTATTTGCTAACAATAGAGATAAAATGTGGAAGACGATTTGGCAACCGCCGACAACTTATGATAAATCATTTTTCCTAGATGATAATGTGAAATATAAGTTAACTAATTGA
- a CDS encoding NAD(P)-binding oxidoreductase, with protein sequence MNTLVIGANGGVGSYLVQQLVEDNASFTAGIRKAEQLKDLQAQNINAVLVDVENDSIETLTETFKGFDKVIFSVGSGASTGDDKTIIIDLDGAVKSMIASKEANVQQYIMVSTYDSRRQAFDASGALKPYTIAKHYADDYLRRSGLTYTIVHPGALTNDAGTGKVETDLYFEGVGSIPREDVATVLKEVVLSDGFKNQEFQVISGDSTVKEALAKYK encoded by the coding sequence ATGAATACATTAGTTATTGGCGCAAATGGTGGCGTAGGTTCTTATTTAGTGCAACAGCTTGTTGAAGACAACGCATCGTTTACTGCAGGTATTAGAAAAGCTGAACAACTAAAAGATTTACAAGCTCAAAATATTAATGCAGTATTAGTTGATGTTGAAAATGATTCAATTGAAACGTTAACTGAGACTTTCAAAGGTTTTGATAAAGTTATTTTCTCAGTTGGTTCAGGAGCAAGTACTGGTGATGATAAAACCATTATTATCGATTTAGATGGAGCTGTTAAATCTATGATTGCCAGTAAAGAAGCTAATGTTCAACAATATATCATGGTATCTACTTATGATTCTAGACGCCAAGCTTTTGATGCAAGTGGAGCTTTAAAACCATACACAATTGCTAAGCACTATGCAGATGACTATTTAAGACGTTCTGGTTTAACATATACTATCGTTCATCCAGGTGCATTAACGAATGATGCAGGAACAGGTAAAGTTGAAACAGATTTATATTTTGAAGGTGTAGGTTCTATACCAAGAGAAGATGTGGCAACTGTTTTAAAAGAAGTTGTGCTATCAGACGGTTTTAAAAATCAAGAATTCCAAGTGATTAGTGGAGATTCAACTGTCAAAGAAGCTTTAGCAAAATATAAATAG
- a CDS encoding DoxX family protein, giving the protein MKLLRYLLGISFSAIGVLHFTSEPKFRNIIPKSLPLRKTAVLVTGVFEIFFGIALLVKRPAQWLKTAINLFLLAVFPANIYMAVKKLPLGDKQLPTWQLYARLPLQFVLMSIIKKL; this is encoded by the coding sequence TTGAAATTACTAAGATATTTATTAGGTATAAGTTTTAGTGCGATAGGGGTGTTACACTTTACAAGTGAGCCGAAATTTAGAAATATTATCCCCAAGAGCTTACCTTTAAGAAAAACTGCAGTTTTAGTAACTGGTGTTTTTGAAATTTTCTTTGGTATCGCATTATTAGTTAAGCGCCCAGCACAATGGTTAAAAACAGCTATAAATTTATTCTTATTAGCAGTATTTCCAGCTAATATTTATATGGCAGTTAAAAAGTTGCCTTTAGGAGATAAACAATTGCCAACATGGCAACTATACGCAAGACTACCATTACAATTTGTACTTATGAGTATCATTAAGAAATTATAA